A single window of Candidatus Rhabdochlamydia oedothoracis DNA harbors:
- a CDS encoding MazG nucleotide pyrophosphohydrolase domain-containing protein: MEEFTNLIETIDKLFNHCGWSCRQTLKSLQPYLLEEVHEVIEAIDQDLDEQIMEELGDMLYTLLFCAKIAEKDKRFDLTHILSNINEKLIRRHPHVFDNLKVHSVEEIAENWQKIKKTESKGALSGISESLPSLSRAQKMLHRLKTNGFSELKSELLPLHTEEQIVNSLIDVLMTADSKGIDVEGALRRKLTHLQRQFENGKDS, translated from the coding sequence ATGGAAGAATTTACGAATTTGATAGAAACAATAGACAAGCTCTTTAATCATTGCGGATGGTCTTGTAGACAAACTCTAAAGAGTTTGCAACCCTATCTTCTCGAAGAAGTGCATGAAGTGATAGAAGCCATTGATCAAGATCTAGATGAGCAGATCATGGAAGAATTAGGGGATATGCTTTATACCCTTTTATTTTGTGCTAAAATTGCGGAAAAGGATAAACGGTTTGATTTAACCCATATTTTATCGAATATAAACGAGAAACTGATCCGTCGTCATCCTCATGTTTTTGATAACTTAAAAGTGCATAGTGTGGAAGAGATTGCAGAAAACTGGCAAAAAATCAAAAAAACGGAATCTAAAGGAGCTCTTAGCGGTATTTCAGAAAGCCTTCCCAGTTTATCTCGAGCACAGAAGATGTTACACCGGCTTAAGACAAATGGTTTTTCTGAGCTTAAATCAGAGCTTTTGCCTTTACATACAGAAGAACAAATAGTTAACTCTCTAATTGATGTTTTAATGACAGCAGATAGCAAAGGGATCGACGTAGAAGGTGCTTTAAGAAGAAAACTTACCCATTTACAAAGGCAATTTGAAAATGGGAAAGATTCTTAA
- a CDS encoding NUDIX hydrolase, with protein sequence MQRQFTATVYIIKDDKALLLMHPKFHKWLPPGGHLEENETPHECALREVLEETGLKIGFYQDEYFQVSHKNACSIPRPFLCLLEEIPAWNQTPVHQHIDFVFVGYPIKEGLDKEFSYRWFSKEEILKLKEEEIFPDVKQIISEIFNLNSFLIKV encoded by the coding sequence ATGCAACGACAATTCACAGCAACTGTATACATTATCAAAGATGATAAAGCTCTTTTGCTCATGCACCCTAAATTTCATAAATGGCTGCCTCCAGGAGGGCATTTAGAAGAGAATGAAACCCCTCATGAATGCGCTTTGAGAGAAGTATTAGAGGAAACAGGCTTAAAAATCGGTTTTTATCAAGATGAATATTTTCAGGTATCTCATAAAAACGCCTGCAGCATCCCACGTCCTTTTTTATGCTTGTTGGAAGAAATTCCCGCTTGGAATCAGACCCCTGTACACCAACATATAGATTTTGTATTTGTTGGATATCCGATAAAAGAGGGTCTGGATAAGGAGTTTTCTTACCGATGGTTTTCTAAAGAGGAAATTCTAAAGCTAAAAGAAGAAGAAATTTTTCCAGATGTTAAGCAAATTATTTCTGAAATATTTAACTTAAATTCCTTTCTCATAAAGGTTTAA
- a CDS encoding AAA family ATPase encodes MQGLFIASTGQHIGKTTACLGLFSGLHKLFSRLGYMKTIGQQHITTKQGTQLDKDVLVFKKHFVLTDSLKSMSPIVIPAGFTRDFLDQKIHIDDLRKKLISSFKTIQKNKQLVLVEGTGHCGVDSIIH; translated from the coding sequence ATGCAAGGGCTTTTTATTGCTTCTACCGGTCAGCATATTGGCAAAACCACAGCCTGTTTAGGCCTTTTCTCCGGGTTGCATAAGCTCTTTTCTCGTTTAGGTTATATGAAGACCATTGGACAGCAACACATCACTACAAAGCAAGGTACACAATTAGATAAAGACGTATTAGTCTTTAAAAAACATTTTGTACTGACCGATTCTTTAAAATCTATGAGCCCTATTGTAATTCCTGCTGGTTTTACTCGCGATTTTTTAGACCAAAAAATCCATATTGATGACTTGCGTAAAAAATTGATCAGCTCTTTTAAAACAATCCAAAAAAATAAGCAATTGGTTCTTGTAGAAGGCACTGGGCATTGTGGGGTGGATTCTATCATCCACTAG
- a CDS encoding AAA family ATPase codes for MKEIYLNNAQVAKELKLPLILISSGGLGSSFDDLTLNITLCDQYKLSILGVILNRALPQKQEMIQHYMRKALKRWNLPLLGCIPFDPFLSTFSMGTLSCYFKLLLLQGLIIGFVILMVFDWSPPL; via the coding sequence ATGAAAGAAATCTACTTAAATAATGCCCAAGTGGCTAAAGAGCTAAAACTTCCCCTAATTTTAATCTCTTCAGGAGGATTGGGCTCTAGCTTTGATGATTTAACACTAAACATTACCCTTTGCGATCAGTATAAACTATCTATTTTAGGAGTGATTCTTAACCGTGCGTTGCCCCAGAAACAAGAAATGATCCAGCATTATATGAGAAAAGCGCTTAAACGCTGGAATCTGCCTTTATTAGGATGTATTCCTTTTGATCCTTTTTTAAGTACTTTTTCCATGGGGACTTTGAGCTGTTATTTCAAACTCCTACTATTACAGGGTCTAATCATAGGTTTCGTCATTTTGATGGTATTCGATTGGTCGCCACCTCTTTAG
- a CDS encoding DRTGG domain-containing protein, producing MITPSNREDIILATLNKHLELLDSCKEGLCAGMILTGDFSPRHYLFNRTISKS from the coding sequence ATTATTACACCATCTAATCGAGAAGATATTATTTTAGCTACCCTTAACAAACATTTAGAACTATTAGATTCTTGCAAGGAAGGTCTTTGTGCAGGAATGATTTTAACAGGAGATTTTTCTCCTCGCCATTATTTATTTAATAGAACAATTAGCAAAAGCTGA
- a CDS encoding transposase family protein: protein MEGFIHSSSIMMHFSKLPDPRKARNQLYSLHDIINIYPSHAMWTR, encoded by the coding sequence ATGGAAGGATTCATTCATTCTTCATCTATTATGATGCATTTTTCGAAATTACCAGACCCAAGAAAGGCGCGCAATCAACTATATAGCCTTCATGATATTATCAACATCTATCCTAGCCATGCTATGTGGACAAGATGA
- a CDS encoding glycosyltransferase family 9 protein: MQSSSFSILLVKTSSIGDVIQTLPTLQYLRARFPEAMIDWVVEESNASLLSASSLLSNIIVINTKAWRSSLGAWKTFFSTLKNLRSKKYDLLFDLQGNAKSACVTFLARAKEKIGFDSTHVQEKINLLVTTRKIPLAKTLNAQMKYLQLIQHYFNDDAIFLPQSISMNLTFLEKNRLEILLANRSLKVPIRLMIAAHSHWPNKEIQVETLCTLLTHISTQYSVCFLFVYHTGSEKQQADYMVQRFKSQSLSIGELSLPLWQSLMSEMDGVICVDSAALHLCATTNTPSFSMFGPSLAERYRPIGLQHFSIQGSCPYQVQFWSRCPLLRKCATGACLKNLDTHHLIKVCSEWLVTIKNRLQ, from the coding sequence ATGCAAAGCTCCTCTTTTTCTATTCTTTTAGTTAAAACCTCTTCCATTGGAGATGTTATTCAAACATTGCCAACGTTGCAATATTTACGTGCTCGATTCCCAGAAGCAATGATTGATTGGGTGGTAGAAGAGTCAAATGCTTCTTTATTATCAGCTTCATCTTTGCTTTCCAATATTATTGTAATTAATACTAAAGCCTGGCGCTCTTCTTTAGGGGCTTGGAAAACTTTTTTTAGCACTCTTAAAAACCTGCGCTCTAAAAAATACGATCTATTATTCGACTTGCAGGGAAATGCTAAATCAGCCTGTGTAACTTTCTTAGCAAGGGCTAAAGAAAAAATTGGTTTTGACTCTACTCACGTACAAGAAAAAATCAATCTTTTAGTCACCACAAGAAAAATACCTCTTGCTAAAACGCTCAATGCGCAAATGAAATATTTGCAATTGATTCAGCATTATTTTAACGATGATGCAATTTTTTTGCCGCAATCAATTTCTATGAATTTAACATTCCTAGAAAAAAATAGATTAGAAATTCTATTAGCAAATAGATCTCTTAAAGTACCCATACGTCTCATGATAGCAGCGCATTCTCATTGGCCAAACAAAGAGATACAGGTGGAAACCTTATGTACTTTACTAACCCACATTAGCACCCAGTACTCCGTATGCTTCCTTTTTGTGTACCACACGGGATCTGAAAAACAACAAGCTGATTATATGGTTCAAAGGTTTAAATCTCAATCTCTGAGTATAGGAGAGCTGAGTTTACCTTTATGGCAAAGTTTAATGAGTGAAATGGATGGAGTTATTTGTGTGGATTCAGCTGCTCTTCATTTATGTGCAACAACCAATACTCCTTCTTTTAGCATGTTTGGGCCTTCACTAGCAGAGCGCTATCGACCGATTGGGCTACAGCATTTTTCTATACAAGGGAGCTGCCCCTATCAAGTACAGTTCTGGTCTCGTTGTCCTCTTTTAAGAAAATGTGCTACAGGGGCTTGTTTAAAAAATCTTGATACCCATCATTTAATAAAGGTTTGCTCTGAATGGTTAGTTACCATTAAGAACAGATTGCAATAA
- a CDS encoding MFS transporter: protein MKYIGSSRQPTALYYIALTEICRRIAFGAIAYLFFFYIADFQYFTEHASGQIGTVFLSITIFLPILGGFIVERIHYRLSVIWGILLNAIGCFLILTSSLPFLFIALVLVAFGNALFQPGSYALLGTFYQQKPHLRDSGFSIYYALISLGQLSAFWILNSLADLKNLQAAFAITGSIGLIGLIPLSIALKQYNRLKLQAAENAFSPLHKQEKDRIWVAVILTLFSIVFWIAQDLSHTTLSPLWIEYGPSMIRLLPFDMQLFSIQSLYLISIALVLAKIYLFSYKKRSYSNAILKISLAFFILSICFAMFTLDSFELNFGSYVTSSVFTVYFFVVLAELLLAPIGLSLITRLSPRRYTAVLIGIWITCFNAAFYLRDLAFLFIPSPVSPHMLFETVAIALIIIGLLVFALSKKLNRMCHFELF, encoded by the coding sequence ATGAAATACATAGGATCTTCACGACAACCAACAGCTCTTTATTACATCGCTTTAACAGAAATTTGTAGGCGTATAGCCTTTGGAGCTATTGCTTATTTATTTTTCTTTTATATAGCCGACTTTCAATATTTTACAGAACACGCTTCCGGTCAAATAGGAACCGTATTTTTATCAATTACTATTTTTCTACCTATATTAGGTGGATTCATAGTAGAACGCATTCATTATCGTCTCTCTGTTATTTGGGGTATTTTATTAAATGCAATAGGCTGTTTTCTGATTTTAACCAGCTCTTTACCTTTTCTGTTTATTGCTCTTGTTTTGGTAGCTTTTGGAAATGCTTTATTTCAACCAGGTAGCTACGCTCTCTTAGGTACCTTTTATCAACAAAAGCCTCATTTAAGAGACTCTGGCTTTTCCATTTACTATGCCCTCATAAGCTTAGGGCAGCTTTCTGCATTTTGGATCCTAAACTCCTTAGCTGATTTAAAAAACCTACAGGCAGCTTTTGCAATAACAGGTAGCATTGGATTGATTGGTTTAATCCCCTTAAGTATAGCTTTAAAGCAATATAATAGACTTAAACTCCAAGCTGCAGAAAACGCTTTTTCTCCTCTTCACAAGCAGGAAAAAGATCGAATTTGGGTAGCGGTCATCCTCACCTTATTTTCTATTGTTTTTTGGATAGCTCAAGACCTAAGCCACACGACATTAAGTCCTTTATGGATCGAATATGGTCCCTCTATGATTAGACTTCTACCCTTTGATATGCAACTCTTTAGCATACAGAGCTTATATCTCATCTCAATTGCGCTTGTTTTAGCCAAAATCTATCTTTTTTCTTATAAAAAACGCTCTTATAGCAATGCTATCTTAAAAATTTCTCTCGCTTTTTTCATCTTGAGCATTTGTTTTGCCATGTTTACTTTAGATAGCTTCGAGCTAAATTTCGGCTCCTATGTAACTAGTTCGGTATTTACCGTATATTTTTTCGTGGTTTTGGCAGAGCTGCTGCTAGCTCCTATTGGTCTTTCTTTAATCACACGCCTATCCCCGCGCCGTTACACAGCTGTTTTAATCGGTATTTGGATTACTTGCTTCAATGCTGCTTTTTATTTAAGAGATTTAGCTTTTTTATTTATTCCAAGTCCCGTTTCTCCACATATGCTTTTTGAAACCGTTGCGATAGCATTGATCATCATCGGTCTTCTCGTATTTGCTCTTTCCAAAAAATTAAATCGCATGTGTCATTTTGAGCTCTTTTAA
- a CDS encoding RluA family pseudouridine synthase: protein MKKILCKAQLEREYKGMSLLAFLRLQCTDISVKSLKSAIDTKLCTVNGIVERFSTHPLKIGDVVILYQPQTLHPKHLEILYQDEHLLICNKPAMLISDMRSLQPLLKDRWLLGHRLDKETSGALIFVKNKLILQKLIALFKEHSVEKFYLALVDGQVLQEERKIDKPIAKLKNYQGQSLYGVATKPGAKRAVTLWRCLKRSKTASLLLCQPMTGRTHQLRVHLSYMGYPILGDTLYAKHFFCRTSVIRHLLHAYILRFPNPISHQIITVKAKIPEDFKECLKELKMTHAI, encoded by the coding sequence ATGAAAAAGATTCTGTGTAAAGCTCAATTGGAAAGAGAGTATAAAGGGATGTCTTTACTTGCGTTTTTAAGGCTGCAATGCACAGACATCTCGGTTAAGTCTCTAAAATCTGCAATTGATACAAAGTTGTGCACTGTAAATGGAATCGTCGAGCGCTTTTCTACCCATCCTCTAAAGATAGGGGATGTGGTGATCTTATATCAGCCCCAAACTCTTCATCCAAAACACTTAGAAATCTTATATCAAGATGAACACCTGCTTATCTGTAACAAACCCGCAATGTTAATCAGTGATATGCGGTCCCTACAACCTTTATTAAAAGATAGATGGTTACTGGGTCATCGTTTGGATAAAGAGACATCAGGTGCTTTAATTTTTGTGAAAAATAAACTCATTTTACAAAAATTGATTGCTTTATTTAAAGAGCACTCTGTAGAAAAGTTTTATCTAGCACTAGTGGATGGGCAAGTTTTGCAAGAGGAAAGAAAAATAGATAAGCCTATTGCAAAATTAAAAAACTACCAAGGACAGAGCCTATATGGAGTAGCTACTAAACCTGGTGCTAAAAGAGCTGTTACTTTATGGCGTTGTTTAAAGCGTAGTAAAACCGCTTCTCTTCTTCTATGCCAACCAATGACCGGTAGGACGCATCAGCTTCGTGTACATTTAAGTTATATGGGATATCCCATTTTAGGCGATACCCTCTATGCAAAACATTTTTTTTGCAGAACCTCTGTTATACGTCATTTGTTGCATGCGTATATCTTGCGTTTCCCGAATCCTATTTCTCATCAAATAATAACAGTCAAGGCTAAAATTCCAGAGGATTTTAAAGAGTGCTTAAAAGAGCTCAAAATGACACATGCGATTTAA
- a CDS encoding leucyl aminopeptidase, with translation MIKITHISDLKKRKYADAVICPVWETKTQAQIALELKEFDVLIKIPLDDFSGKKGETLLLYREKGIEKRVLLLGLGEKADCQEETLRQSYASAVKQLRAKKIKSCNVLLPFFSKKEGFSFIRASLEGLILANYAFDCFKSIPFNPPLENACICGVEPSNAFLIKKVEQILQGVYLTRDLVNSNADDSHVEGLIKTAKDLSKDCKKLKVVVLREKQLEKERMNLLLAVGKASVQPPALVVLEYMGDPSSKEKIALVGKGITFDTGGLNLKTTGYIETMKSDMAGSACVLGVIQSLCSLKIKRNVIGVLALAENAIGPSSYKPGDVYTSRLGKTVEIGNTDAEGRLVLADALSYVEDTYAPSVVIDFATLTGAIVIALGEEAAGLFSNNDSLVRGLQKASLRTDERLWRLPLYPEYTEMLKSEIADLKNIGGRPASSCTAAAFLQQFIKKAAWAHLDIAGVAYLSKSKSYHPTLATGAGVRVTIDFLEHFDEKDSV, from the coding sequence ATGATTAAAATTACCCATATTTCCGATCTAAAAAAACGAAAATACGCCGATGCTGTGATATGTCCTGTATGGGAAACAAAGACTCAAGCGCAAATAGCTCTTGAACTAAAAGAATTTGATGTCCTTATAAAGATTCCTCTAGATGACTTTTCTGGTAAAAAAGGGGAAACGCTTTTATTGTACCGCGAAAAAGGAATAGAAAAGAGGGTTCTTTTATTAGGACTAGGAGAAAAAGCTGATTGTCAAGAAGAAACCTTGCGGCAATCTTATGCAAGTGCGGTCAAACAGCTAAGAGCTAAAAAGATCAAAAGCTGTAATGTACTTCTGCCTTTTTTTAGCAAAAAAGAAGGCTTTTCTTTCATACGAGCTAGTTTAGAAGGGTTAATCTTAGCAAATTACGCCTTTGATTGCTTTAAAAGCATTCCTTTTAACCCACCTTTGGAGAATGCATGCATTTGCGGTGTAGAGCCATCTAATGCTTTTTTAATAAAGAAAGTAGAACAGATTCTGCAGGGGGTATATCTTACACGTGATTTAGTGAATAGCAATGCGGATGATTCTCATGTAGAAGGTTTAATCAAAACAGCAAAGGATTTAAGTAAAGACTGCAAAAAGCTTAAAGTTGTCGTTTTACGTGAAAAGCAATTAGAAAAGGAGCGAATGAATTTATTGCTAGCTGTGGGAAAAGCGAGTGTTCAACCTCCTGCTTTAGTTGTTTTAGAATATATGGGAGATCCTTCTTCTAAAGAAAAAATAGCTCTTGTAGGAAAAGGAATTACCTTTGATACAGGTGGTCTTAATTTAAAAACTACAGGTTATATAGAGACGATGAAAAGCGATATGGCTGGTAGCGCTTGTGTATTGGGTGTAATACAGAGCCTTTGCAGCTTAAAAATTAAAAGAAACGTCATTGGTGTGCTTGCTCTAGCAGAAAATGCAATAGGCCCTAGTAGCTATAAACCAGGGGACGTATATACCAGTCGCTTAGGAAAAACGGTGGAGATAGGTAATACAGATGCGGAGGGGAGACTTGTTTTAGCAGATGCTCTCTCTTATGTTGAAGATACCTATGCTCCTTCTGTTGTGATTGATTTTGCTACCTTAACAGGAGCAATTGTGATTGCACTTGGTGAAGAGGCTGCAGGTCTTTTTTCTAATAATGACTCTCTTGTAAGGGGCTTACAAAAAGCCTCTCTTAGGACAGATGAAAGGCTTTGGCGTCTTCCCTTATACCCAGAGTATACCGAAATGCTAAAATCAGAGATTGCTGATTTAAAAAATATAGGAGGCCGTCCTGCATCTTCTTGCACAGCAGCGGCTTTTTTACAGCAATTTATTAAAAAAGCAGCTTGGGCGCATCTAGATATTGCAGGAGTGGCTTATTTATCAAAGTCTAAATCTTATCATCCCACTTTAGCTACAGGGGCTGGGGTAAGAGTCACGATAGATTTTCTTGAGCATTTTGATGAAAAAGATTCTGTGTAA
- the ssb gene encoding single-stranded DNA-binding protein: MNQATVAGHLGSDPEVKFTPSGRKVTTLRVAARTRKAGKDETIWWRVTIWGEQFDKMMAYFKKGSPIIVQGEMDLEIFTNREGKPQISAGITAHNIMFSPFGRTDQRADERQTTDAPLKEEGIQAKPLLSNEPFDAEEEIPF, translated from the coding sequence ATGAATCAAGCTACAGTTGCTGGACATTTAGGTTCTGATCCAGAAGTTAAATTCACCCCATCGGGTCGAAAAGTTACTACTTTACGTGTAGCCGCACGCACGCGTAAGGCTGGAAAAGACGAAACAATTTGGTGGAGAGTGACTATTTGGGGCGAACAATTTGATAAAATGATGGCTTATTTTAAGAAAGGTAGCCCTATTATAGTTCAAGGAGAAATGGACTTAGAAATCTTCACAAATCGAGAGGGAAAGCCTCAGATTTCAGCAGGAATTACAGCTCATAATATCATGTTTAGTCCTTTTGGTCGCACAGATCAAAGGGCAGATGAGCGCCAAACAACCGATGCCCCGCTAAAAGAAGAGGGCATTCAAGCTAAACCACTTTTAAGCAACGAACCATTTGATGCAGAAGAGGAGATTCCTTTTTAA